The Streptomyces sp. Alt3 genome has a segment encoding these proteins:
- a CDS encoding non-ribosomal peptide synthetase, with translation MTHEGVPGAGPASDPVVDQALTRFPMDRPRSVALAEATATHRFTLDSALTSGLRRLAEAAGGTLFGALAAAGQVLSAVYAGQDEVTATVRGRSTKDDGAPVVLHATVDSRLPIDSLLGGARDAVGATTLPGEFAVADVVLRFAEVDGGLEVCVDHDPAAFDAATVERMAEAFRTLVEDVVDRPGRPLSELRLVSGDELHRMLIDLNETGHEFPAHRSLPEIFAEQVRLSPDRTAVLCGDERLTYAELNERANRLAHRLLAEGVATESRVALLLDRSLHAVVSILAVLKAGGVYVPLHAAYPEDRIRFVLADVDAALVLTDQAMAAKAAVTDVPVLVVDDAATTAGQPALDPERIPDARHLAYIMFTSGSTGIPKGVAVSHAAVVALAWDHRWRAAAHRRVLFHSSHAFDASTYELWVPLLTGGEMVVATQEPTPALIRELIAEHGVTAIFLTSALLRLFAEEAPDCFAGAATVITGGEAPSAEALERVMTQCPGTLVVNAYGPTEATTYALLQELSLEQVRSGAVPIGRPTDNTRLYVLDAWLRPVPVGSAGELYIAGDGLARCYFGRAALTAERFVADPFRAGERLYRTGDVVRWRADGTMDYLRRADDQVKIRGLRIETGEIESALTALGGVTDAAVVVREIRGVRHLVGYVVPEHGHEADVEAWRDALSARLPSYEIPSWFVPMDVLPLSNSGKVDRRALPAPQADLLSTADHVEPRTDTERLLAQVWAEVFGVERVSVTDNFFAVGGDSILAIKVVSRVRPHGIRLTAKDFFLTPTIEELAEAATRADGGPSDAPAKGPLVHLTPAETERLAEGGTVEDVYPLTPMQSGMLFDALMTGDTGLHLIQFDLVLDHVDEPDLLRRAWQRVAERLPVLRTAVVWADVSNPVQVVRAEATLPVTQYDWRDLPESGRRERWDTLRAADRAAGTDLAAAPLARVAIIRLTDSSVRVLWSVHHIVMDGWSGAELLAQVAADYARLRDGEGAAPLSRVPFRDYVRWQGEQDQSAVETYWRGVLGDFTVPTRLPYDRPAAPDYRPRATEWVEVDIAPELSARLGEMAKRTKLTMSTLLQGAWALLLSRYGGGQDVCFGGTVSGRTPDLAGIDSIIGMLVNTLPVLTRVDSGHNLVSWLAGLQEEQAGARDFEAVSLTQAQSWSGLSAGDSLFDSIIVFENYPFDERAFTAHGLELSHFDTEVGAGAALGVVVLPGDRLTMRLHHDPELFEADSVRRMAEYLRTLLEAFADDPGRTLGELPALSPAEHRVVMGEVADTAAGHSVEHRIHELFAEQVRLRPDAVAVELDDQRLTYAELDARANQLAHYLIERGVGSDVLVGIAIERSLDLFVAILGILKAGGAYVPLDPDYPADRLAVTLAETRPPVVLAHERGSDRFPRTDADLVFLDRDLPVITTYPVTDPGPRGSARDLAYVVYTSGSTGRPKGVMVEHRSLYNTVTAVVGPYGLTPSSRVFQLCSMSFDTGVQDLFTTWAAGGTMVVPRPDVARNGAYLVEHMLAGEVTTASIPITVLSSLGAGSLPGMDTIRVGGDVVVPELAEAWARNHRVINNYGPTEAGVTVSLFEVEPGAGHHSVPLGKPLANTRAYVLDDRLSLVPIGVPGELYVGGVGIARGYVDNRARTAERFVADPFGPPGARLYRTGDVVRWRPDGMLDFVGRADDQVKIRGFRVEPGEIENVLLRHDGVAEAAVSVWPDDKGDKRLVAYVVGRPMTRATTSEELRRHLGASLPDYMIPSAVVLLEHMPLNHNGKLDRSALPAPTRQDGAGAEYVAPRDPTEEALARIWSEVLGIERVGTADNFFALGGDSINSLRTTARMRTAFGVEITPRDVFEEPTIAALAATIHDRILARVLETAAVQT, from the coding sequence GTGACACACGAGGGGGTTCCGGGAGCAGGACCGGCATCGGACCCGGTCGTCGACCAGGCGTTGACCCGCTTTCCCATGGACCGTCCACGGTCGGTGGCGCTCGCCGAGGCCACGGCGACGCACCGGTTCACGCTCGACAGCGCGCTCACGTCGGGTCTGCGGCGGCTCGCGGAAGCAGCCGGCGGCACGCTGTTCGGTGCGCTGGCCGCCGCCGGCCAGGTGCTGTCCGCGGTCTACGCGGGTCAGGACGAGGTGACCGCGACCGTCCGCGGGCGGTCCACCAAGGACGACGGCGCGCCGGTCGTACTGCACGCGACCGTCGACAGCAGGCTCCCGATCGACAGCCTCCTCGGCGGGGCCCGTGACGCGGTGGGCGCCACGACGCTGCCCGGTGAGTTCGCCGTCGCCGACGTCGTGCTCCGGTTCGCCGAAGTGGACGGCGGCCTCGAGGTGTGCGTCGACCACGACCCCGCCGCGTTCGACGCGGCGACCGTCGAGCGGATGGCCGAGGCGTTCCGCACTCTGGTGGAGGACGTGGTCGACAGACCGGGGCGGCCGCTCTCCGAGCTGCGGCTGGTGTCCGGCGACGAGCTGCACCGCATGCTCATCGACCTGAACGAGACCGGACACGAGTTCCCGGCGCACCGCAGCCTGCCGGAAATCTTCGCCGAACAGGTGCGGCTCTCCCCGGACAGGACGGCCGTGCTGTGCGGCGATGAGCGGCTCACCTACGCCGAGCTGAACGAGCGGGCCAACCGGCTCGCCCACCGCCTGCTCGCCGAGGGCGTCGCCACGGAGTCACGGGTCGCGCTCCTGCTGGACCGGTCGTTGCACGCGGTCGTGTCCATCCTGGCCGTGCTGAAGGCCGGCGGAGTCTATGTCCCGCTGCACGCCGCCTACCCCGAGGACCGGATCCGCTTCGTGCTGGCCGATGTCGACGCCGCGCTGGTGCTGACGGACCAGGCCATGGCGGCCAAGGCCGCCGTGACCGATGTCCCGGTGCTGGTGGTGGACGACGCGGCCACGACCGCGGGTCAGCCGGCCCTCGACCCCGAGCGGATTCCGGACGCCCGTCATCTGGCGTACATCATGTTCACCTCGGGTTCCACCGGGATCCCGAAGGGCGTCGCGGTCAGCCATGCCGCGGTGGTCGCCCTGGCGTGGGACCACCGCTGGCGCGCCGCGGCGCACCGGCGCGTCCTGTTCCACTCGTCGCACGCCTTCGATGCCTCGACCTACGAGCTGTGGGTACCGCTGCTGACCGGCGGTGAGATGGTCGTCGCGACGCAGGAGCCGACGCCCGCCCTCATACGCGAGCTGATCGCCGAGCACGGCGTGACGGCGATATTCCTCACCTCCGCACTGCTCCGCCTGTTCGCCGAGGAGGCGCCCGACTGTTTCGCCGGCGCGGCCACGGTGATCACCGGCGGCGAGGCGCCCTCGGCGGAGGCGCTGGAGCGAGTGATGACGCAGTGCCCCGGCACCCTGGTCGTCAACGCCTACGGACCGACCGAGGCCACCACCTACGCGCTGCTCCAGGAACTGTCCCTGGAGCAGGTGCGCTCCGGCGCGGTGCCGATCGGACGGCCGACCGACAACACCCGGTTGTACGTGCTCGACGCGTGGCTGCGCCCGGTGCCTGTCGGCTCGGCGGGCGAGTTGTACATCGCGGGCGACGGCCTGGCCCGCTGCTACTTCGGCCGGGCGGCACTGACCGCTGAACGGTTCGTGGCCGATCCCTTCCGGGCCGGCGAGCGGCTCTACCGCACCGGCGACGTCGTCCGGTGGCGCGCCGACGGGACGATGGACTATCTGCGCCGGGCCGACGACCAGGTCAAGATCCGCGGCCTCCGCATCGAGACCGGCGAGATCGAGAGCGCGCTCACCGCGCTCGGCGGTGTCACCGACGCCGCGGTCGTCGTACGCGAGATACGTGGTGTCCGGCACCTGGTCGGCTACGTCGTGCCGGAACACGGCCACGAGGCCGACGTCGAGGCATGGCGCGACGCCCTGTCCGCACGACTGCCGAGCTACGAGATTCCGTCCTGGTTCGTCCCCATGGACGTACTGCCCCTGTCCAACAGTGGCAAGGTCGACCGCCGCGCGCTGCCGGCGCCGCAGGCCGACCTGCTGTCCACGGCGGACCACGTCGAGCCGCGGACGGACACCGAGCGACTGCTGGCCCAGGTGTGGGCCGAGGTCTTCGGCGTCGAGCGCGTGAGCGTGACCGACAACTTCTTCGCAGTCGGCGGCGACTCCATCCTGGCCATCAAGGTCGTCTCCCGGGTACGGCCCCACGGCATCCGGCTGACCGCCAAGGACTTCTTCCTCACCCCGACCATCGAGGAACTGGCCGAGGCCGCCACCCGTGCGGACGGCGGTCCCTCCGACGCCCCGGCGAAGGGACCGCTCGTCCACCTCACCCCAGCCGAGACCGAGCGCCTCGCCGAGGGCGGGACCGTCGAGGACGTCTACCCGCTGACCCCGATGCAGAGCGGGATGCTCTTCGACGCGCTGATGACCGGGGACACCGGTCTGCACCTGATCCAGTTCGACCTGGTGCTCGACCACGTCGACGAACCGGATCTTCTCCGCCGGGCCTGGCAGCGGGTGGCGGAGAGGCTTCCCGTTCTGCGCACCGCCGTCGTCTGGGCCGACGTCAGCAACCCGGTGCAGGTGGTGCGTGCCGAGGCCACCCTGCCCGTGACCCAGTACGACTGGCGCGATCTGCCGGAGTCCGGACGGCGGGAGCGGTGGGACACACTGCGCGCCGCGGACCGGGCAGCGGGAACGGACCTCGCCGCCGCACCACTGGCCAGGGTCGCGATCATCCGGCTCACCGACTCCAGCGTCCGAGTGCTGTGGTCCGTCCACCACATCGTGATGGACGGGTGGAGCGGCGCCGAACTGCTCGCCCAGGTGGCCGCCGACTACGCGCGGCTGCGCGACGGCGAGGGGGCGGCACCGCTGTCCCGTGTGCCGTTCCGGGACTACGTGCGATGGCAGGGCGAGCAGGACCAGTCCGCGGTGGAGACGTACTGGCGCGGCGTGCTCGGCGACTTCACCGTGCCGACCCGGCTGCCCTACGACCGCCCGGCCGCGCCGGACTACCGGCCGCGCGCGACCGAGTGGGTGGAGGTGGACATCGCCCCCGAGCTGTCCGCACGGCTCGGGGAGATGGCCAAGCGGACGAAGCTGACCATGAGCACGTTGCTGCAGGGCGCGTGGGCGCTGCTGCTCTCGCGCTACGGCGGAGGCCAGGACGTCTGCTTCGGCGGCACGGTGTCAGGCCGGACACCGGACCTCGCGGGCATCGACTCCATCATCGGCATGCTGGTCAACACGCTGCCGGTCCTCACGAGGGTGGACAGCGGGCACAACCTGGTGTCCTGGCTGGCCGGGCTCCAGGAGGAGCAGGCCGGCGCCCGGGACTTCGAGGCCGTGTCACTGACCCAGGCGCAGTCGTGGAGCGGCCTCTCCGCCGGGGACAGCCTGTTCGACAGCATCATCGTCTTCGAGAACTACCCTTTCGACGAGCGGGCGTTCACCGCGCACGGTCTGGAACTCAGCCACTTCGACACCGAGGTCGGCGCGGGTGCCGCGCTCGGCGTCGTCGTCCTCCCCGGTGACCGGCTCACCATGCGGCTGCACCACGACCCGGAGCTGTTCGAGGCGGACAGCGTGCGCCGCATGGCGGAATACCTGCGGACGCTGCTGGAGGCGTTCGCCGACGACCCCGGGCGGACCCTTGGCGAGCTGCCGGCCCTCTCGCCCGCCGAGCACCGGGTGGTCATGGGCGAGGTCGCCGATACGGCCGCCGGTCACTCCGTCGAGCACCGGATACACGAGTTGTTCGCCGAGCAGGTGCGGCTGCGCCCGGACGCGGTCGCGGTGGAACTCGACGACCAGCGACTGACCTACGCCGAGCTGGACGCACGGGCCAACCAACTGGCCCACTACCTCATCGAGCGGGGCGTCGGGAGCGACGTGCTGGTGGGCATCGCGATCGAGCGGAGCCTGGACCTGTTCGTCGCCATCCTCGGCATCCTCAAGGCGGGCGGCGCGTACGTGCCGCTGGACCCGGACTACCCGGCGGACCGGCTGGCCGTCACGCTGGCCGAGACCCGCCCGCCCGTGGTGCTGGCCCATGAGCGCGGCAGCGACCGGTTCCCCCGAACCGATGCGGACCTGGTGTTCCTGGACCGCGACCTGCCGGTCATCACCACCTACCCGGTCACCGACCCCGGACCCCGGGGCAGCGCCCGCGACCTCGCTTACGTCGTCTACACCTCGGGCTCGACCGGCCGGCCCAAGGGCGTGATGGTCGAACACCGCTCGCTCTACAACACCGTGACCGCGGTGGTCGGGCCCTACGGGCTCACGCCGAGCAGCCGGGTGTTCCAGCTGTGCTCCATGAGCTTCGACACCGGCGTACAGGACCTGTTCACCACCTGGGCCGCCGGCGGCACCATGGTCGTGCCGCGCCCGGACGTCGCACGCAACGGTGCCTACCTGGTCGAGCACATGCTCGCGGGCGAGGTCACCACGGCATCCATCCCCATCACCGTCCTGTCGTCGCTCGGCGCGGGCTCCCTGCCAGGGATGGACACCATCCGGGTCGGCGGCGACGTGGTCGTGCCCGAGCTGGCCGAGGCCTGGGCGCGCAACCACCGAGTGATCAACAACTACGGGCCGACCGAGGCAGGCGTGACGGTGAGCCTCTTCGAGGTCGAGCCGGGCGCGGGCCACCACAGCGTGCCGCTGGGCAAGCCGCTCGCCAACACCCGGGCCTATGTGCTCGACGACCGGCTGTCCCTGGTGCCGATCGGGGTGCCGGGCGAGCTGTACGTGGGCGGCGTGGGCATTGCGCGAGGCTACGTCGACAACCGGGCCAGGACCGCCGAGCGGTTCGTCGCCGACCCGTTCGGCCCTCCCGGGGCGCGGCTGTACCGGACCGGTGACGTCGTCCGATGGCGCCCGGACGGCATGCTGGACTTCGTCGGGCGCGCCGACGACCAGGTCAAGATCCGCGGGTTCCGGGTGGAGCCCGGCGAGATCGAGAACGTACTGCTGCGCCACGACGGGGTGGCCGAGGCCGCGGTGTCCGTGTGGCCGGACGACAAAGGCGACAAGCGACTCGTCGCCTACGTCGTGGGCCGGCCCATGACGCGGGCGACGACTTCGGAGGAGTTGCGCCGCCACCTCGGCGCCTCACTGCCCGACTACATGATCCCGTCCGCGGTCGTCCTGCTGGAGCACATGCCGCTCAACCACAACGGCAAGCTCGACAGGTCGGCGCTGCCCGCGCCGACCCGTCAGGACGGCGCGGGTGCGGAATACGTCGCCCCGAGGGACCCGACCGAGGAGGCGTTGGCCCGGATCTGGTCGGAAGTGCTGGGCATCGAAAGGGTCGGCACAGCGGACAACTTCTTCGCCCTCGGCGGGGACTCGATCAACAGCCTTCGTACCACCGCCAGGATGCGTACCGCATTCGGCGTCGAGATCACCCCCCGGGACGTCTTCGAGGAGCCGACGATCGCCGCTCTGGCCGCCACCATCCACGACCGGATCCTGGCCCGGGTGCTGGAGACGGCCGCAGTTCAGACCTGA